The Alosa alosa isolate M-15738 ecotype Scorff River chromosome 3, AALO_Geno_1.1, whole genome shotgun sequence nucleotide sequence GGACGTTTCTTGAAAGATGTTGTGTTTCGAGGATGCAGTGCAGTTCAGTGATGCTTGTATGGCGACATTCAGGCACACTAGCAAGCTCACTCACCCCATAAGAGGTCCCCACTGGCCGTGCCGCAATAGCTGTACCAGGAAACTTGGCAGTCATCTAGGGCAATAAGACAGGTATGAAACATCATGACCAACATAACAGTTACTGTAGGCTGCAATTCATTGTGAGACATTCTATAAATAACTTTTGCCTGCAGATAAACACAACAGcaaaatcataaaaaaaaatgtagcatATGTACTCACTGGTGGTCTTCGTCCATGGCTAGTCCTGACAGCTTGCTGGAAGCCAATGTCATTATCAAGTTCCTTTGAAAGTAAGCAAGTAAGCAATGAcataagtaagtaaataagtaataaaagtaaataagtaaGCTTAAGTGTCATACACTGTACAAACTGCAAAACTGTGTAAAATGTATCTTGTGTTTACCTCACTGTCAAATGTTGGGTTGTAATCATTATAACCCGAGTACAGGTCATCTTCATCTTCTGCAGCAAGATGAACGTTCTCCATGGTTTCCACTCTCACAGGGTGAATATTCTGTAGCAGGCAACTGGGGAAGTGACATGAACATCCAAAACACAATGTTAACGTTACTTCATCAACTAACTTAACTCACAACTACTATCCTGACATCAACATAGACTAGTTACAACGACATGATACAACTAACGTATCCCATTGACAGCAATCGCCTTTTTTTCCAGCCATCAAACATTCTGTTTAATCAGACTTTGGTCTAATTAACAAGTAAATGTAGCTAATTATCGCTAGTCAACGTAGGCTATTTCACCTAAAGCCGAATCAGTAGTAGGCGGCTAAGTATGATGCTAGCAAGCTAAATGAGAATGTCCATAACGTTAAACCATACAAAATAACAGTTATCTTGCGAAAACAGAGGCACATTTTCACACTCTACATTGCAAACAAAAGCAGAGGACAACATGCGGATCAACTAAAACAGTGCAGACGCGCTATGATTGTATTAACCAGTGTCAAACCTTTGCTACAAGTTGCAAATCCTTCTGGGAGACTTCTCGTCCTCTCTAGTCAAAACAAGACGCAACATTGAATGGGCGTGTGCATTTCCTCCGAGTTTGTGGTTGGACTAATGGTCAGTCGATCATTCTTTTCGCAATGCTATTGGGTAAATTACTACTTTCCCCGTTGCTAAGATACGACACCTTTACCAAATGATGCAAGGAAGATATTTCACAAATATTTAACTCAAAGAACTGCCAAATTAATCAGTGATTCCAATGAACTAGTTTCAAATTTAGTTGCGCGAAAGTTGCTCATCTACCACATCAAAATaatgaaagggaaaaaaaaatctacaatGATCAGAACCTGAGATTGACCACTACAGGACACCGTCCATATAGAGCTACGCCCGCCCACTGTTCATGTGATTAGCTAGTAGCCCGTAAGTTTATGCAAGGCTATGCATGTTTCTGAATTCAGTCATTGGATTTGAGACAGCGACTGACTGAAAATGAGTAATGCAACGGGATCCAAAACTATCACAATTGTTGGAAGGTAAGTGGTCATAATTATCAATCTTCAGTGGATACAATGAATGAACCATTGTGTTTAGGGGGTGTGGAGTGGAGAAGTGGAGTGGATGTGGATTTTGCTGTCAACAATTTGAACTTCGAGCTTAGAGTTCACTCAAACGAGTCCAAATAAAGTATTGCCACTCGAAATGAGTTTTATACGTTTCTTTGTTTATATTTTCTGTGTAGTCTGTATTTTTACATTAACAGATAATCAGCTGACTGATCAACAGAGCGCTTTTGAATGGGAATTGCTATTCAAGCACCTCCTGCTGCAGTTCCACAGAAACGATTTTCAGTGCACAACTACTGTGCATGCTTGTACTGGCCTGTCAATGGGAGTTATTTTCCATAGAGGAAAGCGGATGTTCCACATCTCTGTTAGAGGCCATGCTTTCCTCTTGTCAGCAAAATATTCTGTGCTTCACAAAGAtgatgtctgtatgcatgagtgcatgtaagtgtgtataAAACAGATTTGAAGAACCTTGTGAAATCATCCTTTGTGCCATTTATTTTGTCATTGCTTAGAGTGATTGCTTTGTTGATTTAAATTGTGTACTCTTTGCTGTTAAACTATCTTCTCCAGTGGGCTGATTGGACGGTCCTGGGCCATGGTGTTCATCAGTGGGGGGTACAAGGTGAAAATCTATGACAACCAACCTGGTCAGGCAACCAAAGCCATCACAGAGATCAGGTcagcaaaatgcaaaatattaacTGATCCTCTTAATGTTAGTAGTGAGAGCATGCAGAGACCATGTGAGCAGATATAGGCTTGCTTTGTCATGGATTAATTATTAACTCCACATTACAACTATTGTTACTGAGAAGACACTGACTGCTAACTGTTCTAATAAACATCTGACTTAAACATCTGTCCATGATTCTGATGAgaggttgttgatattttagCTCAAGAGCCAATCAAATTTTAGCAATGTATAGATTGGTGGGACATTGTTTATGAATCGGTCCAAGCTGCTACTGTTTACAAGTTAGTGCCCTGTACAGAAACACAATACTTTTTGGCTGTATACACACAGAGCGTGCAACAATCTCCTGGGCCTCTGGCTTTATACAGGCCTAGGGCCCGGGTTACCAATCCCACTGGTTAGAGTCTCTGTCACTTTGGATAGGAGTGTCTGTTCATACCAgtcactttactttactttactataGCCTAATTTTACTCATTGGAAGTAGAATGGAACGGTTGGCAATACTTTTATGATGCTGACAAAGTTTGTTATATGGGGAAATCACAGTTGTTCACTAGACTTGTTGATCCACTCCCCTGGACCAGTAAGCTCAAGATATTTAGACTATATGTCTGCCTTTATGGAAGGCCAGGGATGGGCTCCTCTAAAATCTCTGTGGAATAAGTTGCATGGTCAGATTGATCACAGACCTACGGAAAACAGATTGTTATTGTAAATGGCTTGTGTCAAACTCACCCCTTATGTGTTAGAAAGATagaggagatagatagatagatagatagatagatagatactttattgatccccaggggaaattcaaggtctcagtagcatacagacaacacacacaaattcactaacagcagaaaaagtaattaaaagtatataatataaaaacacaactaagcaattaggacagtagaagataaagaatatactaaaatacaaattatactaactagcacttaatctaaatcaattctaaaacagtatccacatagtggtgattaatcaatctgGCTTGCAATggctgaggcagggactgagcctgtgattctctgtgcatagtaaggtaaggcaaggtgctctgtgtgagtgagtgtcacggtggtagtgcaatggtgatagtgcaaatgagtcagtgcaacagtgcaagaataagtctatatatctatatatatataactaagaaaaggtataagtgtggccacagttcggctgtggcatggagggaggggttatgcatatgtgcactgcaaacagtgaggcagaaagacagtggtaaaaagtggctagtggacagacagtatccaaacatggagggggtgaagaggcagacagactatgcagagaagtccatctctcctcttcccttaagtgaagcattgaacagttcagtggccctggggacaaatgtcttcctcagtctgtctgttttgCAAGGCAGTAAgggaagtctccagctgatcaggctcttctgcttaacaatagtgctgtggagtgggtgacactcattgtccaagatgttgatcagtttgttcagggtccttttgtcagatattgaagtgatgcactccagctcccactacagagccagctttccttaccagcctgtcaagtcgccccgcatccttcttctttgtgcttcctccccaacataccactgcatagaagaggacgctggcaacaacagactggtaaaacatcctgaggagcttgctgcacacattaaaggactgtagcctcctcaggaagtacagcctgctctgccctttcttgtagagtgcatcagtgttggctgaccagtccagtttattgtccaggtggagacccagatacttgtaggtgcttaccacctccacattgaccccatcaatggggactggtagcagagtgggcttgaATATGATGAGATGAGAGGTAAATATGGAGCCACTACGCACTCAAATGGAAGACATGTATGTTCACTTAGGAACTGAATGCGTTGGGTTAATTCAACCTTCTGAAAAGACTTCAGGGGAATCATCATAATTCCCCTATTCTCATCACCCAGCTCAGGCTAGCCTGAGAATGAGACATTTTTTTTCCCAGTGTAATGCCCCTTGGCTGTCAGTAGGGGGAGTTGTAGCCTATAGCCAGGGCGGAATTCAGTGCAGTAACCAAACCAAGCAAAAACAAATCCATCTGTTTTCATCCCATTGTTCAAAAGTGAGGTCTGATCTTGTAGCCTTAGAATAGGCCTATACATTTAGAAGTTCgtagttttatttgtttttagtttTAAATCGAATTTGGACtcaaaaatgtgtgttgtgACACTGGGGAGCAAACCCAACCAGAATCCAAACAATTTGTACCCAGAAGTGTTCTCTCATGACCTACCTTTAAAGACAGATTAGTCTTGAAAAAGTCACACAGCGCTACTCTACCCACCCACGACCTTTTTACAATTCATGGTGTGTTGACTGAAGTGTTGATgaggtgactttttttttacttcaggTTTTACAGTTCAGTGGATAGGGGCCCTTTGACATGTGAAGTGCTCTTAGGGAGACTGCcattttaagagtgtgtatTTTGTTAAGCGTGTCGAGTTATTGTTTGTGGATGTGTACATAATGTGTACAGTAAGTTTTACTATGgcaaattttgaatttgatttcTTAATTGCCCATATATGTATTTGTTTCATTCATATCTTTATGACAATGTATCATCTTTTGTCTCTTGATCATATCATTTCCAGGTAGAAGAAACCTATTGGTCAGGTAAACTTTGGCATAGGTATGAATAATGTTGgccttaactgtgtgtgtgtgtgtgtgtgcgtgtgtgtctgctgtgttgAGTGCAGAAAGCAGCTGGAGGAGCTTCAGCAGGCCCAGATGCTGAGGGGCAGCCTGGGTGTGTCTGAGCAGCTGGCCCTGCTCAGCAGCCACGATGACCTCCAGCAGGCACTAGAGGGCGCCTTCTTTGTCCAGGTCAGGGGTCTCCAGACTTTTTTCCTCCGAGAGCTACTTTGAAAAAATGGACATGGCCGAGAACTTTTATGTTAGTGGTAGCATGCCATATATTCACATATCTGATCTCCACCCAAAACCGCTGAATAAGAGTTTGCTTTAAAAGTATGCTTTCAACTCGtttactttctctctttgtAGACTGTGAATTTGATTTAATCGGAATTTTAACATGTTTCCCAAGTGACTGGGTTTTTGAACATCTTCCTCAAACATTTTGGAGAGCTACTTAGAAACAGGTTGTacctgttggagacccatggtccAG carries:
- the cryl1 gene encoding lambda-crystallin homolog isoform X3; this translates as MQRDPKLSQLLEVCIFTLTDNQLTDQQSAFEWELLFKHLLLQFHRNDFQCTTTVHACTGLSMGVIFHRGKRMFHISVRGHAFLLSAKYSVLHKDDVCMHECIGLIGRSWAMVFISGGYKVKIYDNQPGQATKAITEIRKQLEELQQAQMLRGSLGVSEQLALLSSHDDLQQALEGAFFVQESVFEELEAKKSVFQAVESHVGEDVILSSSTSCLMPSNVFSGLQNRSRCIISHPVNPPYYVRLVELVPHPDTVPAVMEAAHALMTSVGQAPVRLRKEIEGFALNRVQYAIIAESWRLVKTFCWVAQAVRGFVTQPQLAEIGISGSNLQLMPILCRLPYR